One window of Mesorhizobium sp. WSM4904 genomic DNA carries:
- a CDS encoding cysteine hydrolase produces the protein MSVSGLSYGPLGDRCAHLCVDMQRLFAEPSEWATPWITRVLPRIVDLAERKADQTIFTRFVPAERPGKGAGTWRRYYERWASMTIENVGPQMIDLLPPLPSFCPPAQVIDKHIYSPWPEGRLQGVLAARQTDTLVVTGGETDVCVLATVLGAIDIGYRVVLVTDALCSSSDATHDALMTVYHQRFAQQVETVEMETVLAAWT, from the coding sequence ATGTCGGTTTCCGGCTTGAGCTATGGTCCTCTTGGCGATCGCTGCGCGCATCTGTGCGTCGACATGCAAAGATTGTTTGCCGAGCCGTCGGAATGGGCGACGCCATGGATCACACGCGTCCTTCCCAGGATCGTGGATCTCGCCGAAAGGAAAGCCGACCAGACCATCTTCACGCGCTTCGTCCCAGCAGAACGGCCAGGCAAGGGTGCTGGCACCTGGAGGCGCTATTATGAGCGCTGGGCGTCGATGACGATCGAGAATGTCGGCCCGCAGATGATCGACCTGCTGCCACCGCTGCCATCGTTTTGTCCACCGGCGCAGGTGATCGACAAACACATCTATTCGCCTTGGCCGGAAGGCAGGCTGCAAGGTGTGCTTGCGGCACGCCAAACCGACACACTGGTGGTCACCGGCGGTGAAACCGATGTTTGCGTCCTTGCAACGGTGCTTGGCGCGATCGACATCGGCTATCGCGTCGTGCTGGTTACCGATGCACTTTGCAGCTCCTCCGACGCCACGCACGACGCACTGATGACCGTCTACCACCAGCGCTTCGCGCAACAGGTCGAGACCGTCGAGATGGAGACGGTTCTCGCGGCCTGGACCTGA
- a CDS encoding FdhF/YdeP family oxidoreductase, with the protein MEPAVTDHVEIKKYNHPTGGWGSLKSLIRNARDQGLLLSDIWSTLLKQNKADGYMCVSCSWAKPAEPRPFEFCENGAKATMWEQTSRRCEPTFFAAHTLTELLDWPDHDLEKQGRLTEPMRYNRASDKYEPVAWPDAFGEIGAQLRRLDPKSVVFYTSGRASLEASFMYQLFARVYGSSNLPDSSNMCHESTSVGLPESIGSPVGTVQLEDFAKSDMMFFFGHNTGVTAPRLLHPIEDARQRGVPVITFNPLRERGLVRFKNPQNPVEMLSPGPGTKMSSDFFQIRAGGDIAAMTGIAKAVLALDDAARERGKRVLDTAFIEEHTSGFVEFEAYLRATDWEDIVRRSGISRADLEHVAEVYSLANAVIGNYGMGLTQHRHGTENVQMLCNLLLMRGNVGKPGAGISPLRGHSNVQGQRTVGISEKPELVPLDKFREFYGFEPPREKGLDTVETCEGVIDGRVHGFVGLGGNFVRAVPETGLVEKAWRDLDLHVEIATKLNRSHLITGKTTYLLPCLSRLEKDDQASGPQWLSMEDSTACIHGSFGSRPKPSEHLMSEPSIVAELAKATVAGKSSIPWDDWVANYARIRDEIERCFPAHFKDFNKRFLTPGGFRRDIKASERVWETPNKMANFKLPTTLENDPDIDVSGEDVLTLITVRSNDQFNTTVYGYRDRLRGIIGTRMVLLMNEEDIRRMGLSAGQEVALEAHTDDGVERRVRGLRVTPYSIPSGNCAGYYPELNPLIPLWHRAHKAHVPAAKSVPVRIVA; encoded by the coding sequence ATGGAACCTGCTGTCACCGATCACGTCGAGATCAAGAAATACAATCATCCGACCGGCGGATGGGGCTCGCTCAAATCTCTGATCCGCAACGCGCGGGACCAGGGGCTGCTGCTGTCCGACATATGGAGCACGTTGCTGAAGCAGAACAAGGCGGACGGCTACATGTGCGTCTCCTGCTCATGGGCGAAGCCGGCCGAGCCGCGGCCTTTCGAGTTCTGCGAGAACGGCGCCAAGGCAACGATGTGGGAGCAGACCAGCAGACGCTGCGAGCCGACCTTCTTTGCCGCACATACCCTGACCGAACTCCTGGACTGGCCGGATCACGATCTGGAGAAACAGGGACGCCTGACGGAGCCAATGCGCTACAACCGCGCCTCCGACAAATACGAACCCGTAGCCTGGCCGGACGCGTTCGGCGAAATAGGCGCTCAACTCAGACGCCTCGACCCGAAGTCCGTGGTCTTTTACACCTCCGGACGCGCCTCGCTCGAAGCTTCGTTCATGTATCAGCTCTTCGCCCGCGTCTACGGCTCTTCGAACCTGCCCGATTCCTCGAACATGTGTCACGAGTCGACGTCGGTCGGCCTACCGGAATCGATCGGCTCTCCTGTGGGCACGGTGCAATTGGAGGACTTCGCCAAATCCGACATGATGTTCTTCTTCGGCCACAATACCGGCGTCACCGCGCCGCGTTTGTTGCACCCAATCGAGGACGCTCGCCAGCGCGGTGTTCCGGTGATCACCTTCAACCCTCTGCGTGAGCGCGGTCTGGTGAGATTCAAGAACCCGCAGAACCCGGTCGAGATGCTGTCGCCGGGCCCGGGCACGAAAATGTCGAGCGACTTTTTCCAGATCCGGGCAGGCGGGGATATTGCGGCCATGACTGGTATCGCTAAGGCGGTGCTGGCGCTCGATGACGCAGCCCGAGAGCGCGGAAAACGCGTCCTCGATACCGCTTTCATCGAGGAGCACACATCCGGCTTTGTCGAGTTCGAAGCCTATCTGCGCGCCACCGATTGGGAAGACATCGTTCGGCGTTCTGGCATCTCGCGAGCAGATCTCGAACATGTCGCTGAAGTATACAGCTTGGCCAATGCGGTCATCGGCAATTACGGCATGGGGCTTACCCAGCACCGCCACGGCACAGAGAATGTGCAGATGCTATGCAACCTCCTGCTCATGCGCGGCAATGTCGGCAAGCCCGGAGCCGGCATATCGCCGTTGCGCGGACACTCCAACGTGCAGGGACAGCGCACGGTCGGTATTTCCGAAAAGCCGGAGCTCGTTCCGCTCGACAAATTCCGGGAGTTCTACGGCTTCGAGCCGCCGCGGGAAAAAGGGCTCGATACGGTCGAGACCTGCGAGGGCGTGATCGACGGGCGGGTTCACGGGTTCGTCGGGCTCGGGGGCAATTTCGTGCGAGCCGTACCGGAAACCGGACTGGTTGAGAAGGCGTGGCGGGATCTCGACCTGCATGTCGAGATCGCGACCAAGCTCAATCGCAGCCATCTGATTACTGGGAAAACCACATATCTGCTGCCATGCCTGTCGCGGCTGGAGAAAGATGATCAGGCCAGCGGGCCGCAATGGCTTTCGATGGAGGACTCGACCGCCTGCATCCACGGCTCTTTCGGATCGCGGCCAAAGCCGAGCGAGCACCTCATGTCCGAGCCGAGCATTGTCGCGGAACTCGCCAAGGCGACCGTCGCCGGTAAGAGCTCGATCCCGTGGGACGACTGGGTCGCGAACTATGCCCGCATCCGCGACGAGATCGAACGCTGCTTCCCGGCGCATTTCAAGGACTTCAACAAACGCTTCCTCACGCCGGGCGGATTCCGTCGCGACATCAAGGCGTCGGAGCGCGTTTGGGAGACGCCGAACAAGATGGCGAATTTCAAGCTGCCCACCACGCTGGAAAACGATCCGGACATCGATGTTTCCGGCGAGGATGTGCTGACCCTGATCACAGTACGGTCGAACGACCAGTTCAACACGACCGTCTATGGCTATCGCGACCGATTGCGCGGCATCATCGGAACGCGAATGGTCCTGTTGATGAACGAGGAAGACATCCGGCGGATGGGACTCAGCGCGGGGCAGGAAGTCGCTCTCGAGGCGCATACCGATGATGGCGTCGAGCGGCGGGTAAGAGGCCTGCGAGTGACCCCCTATTCGATACCAAGTGGCAACTGCGCCGGCTATTATCCCGAACTCAATCCTTTGATACCGCTGTGGCATCGGGCCCATAAAGCGCACGTGCCGGCTGCGAAATCGGTGCCGGTGAGAATCGTCGCATAA
- a CDS encoding Ku protein has product MAAPRAVWKGFMKVGSVSCGVKIVGAISEASKIHFRILNRKDGLPVKSAYVDEETGETVEAEGQVKGLETGKNEFIQIEPDEIKALKLTSQHTLEIDEFVPVSEIDTRYLEKPYYLIPADKASAEAFNVLREAMKNKRVAARSCVVLFQRGREVIIQPFGKGMLLTELRNHNEMVSEATVFEGLKKQGYDPDLLEIASLLIDKKATKFDPSKFEDTYEDALIAMIDAKRKGKKLPKAAPTPRENVIDLADVLRKSLAKEGITAKSGKQKKRKSA; this is encoded by the coding sequence ATGGCAGCGCCGCGCGCCGTCTGGAAAGGCTTCATGAAGGTCGGTTCGGTCTCCTGTGGCGTCAAGATCGTTGGCGCCATCAGCGAGGCGTCGAAAATCCATTTCAGGATATTGAACCGGAAGGACGGCCTGCCGGTGAAAAGTGCCTATGTCGATGAGGAGACCGGCGAAACGGTGGAAGCCGAGGGCCAGGTCAAAGGTCTCGAGACCGGCAAGAACGAATTTATTCAGATCGAGCCCGACGAGATCAAGGCGCTGAAACTGACCTCACAACATACGTTAGAGATCGACGAGTTCGTGCCGGTCTCCGAGATCGACACGCGCTATCTCGAAAAGCCTTATTACCTCATCCCTGCGGACAAAGCCTCAGCCGAGGCGTTCAACGTCCTTCGAGAAGCCATGAAGAACAAACGGGTGGCGGCGCGATCCTGTGTCGTCCTCTTCCAGCGTGGCCGCGAGGTTATCATCCAGCCATTCGGCAAGGGCATGCTTCTCACCGAGCTGCGGAATCACAATGAAATGGTTTCGGAAGCAACCGTATTCGAAGGGCTGAAGAAGCAGGGCTACGACCCGGATCTGCTCGAGATCGCCAGCCTGTTGATCGACAAGAAAGCGACCAAGTTCGATCCTTCGAAGTTCGAGGACACATATGAAGATGCCTTGATCGCCATGATCGATGCCAAGCGCAAAGGCAAGAAGCTGCCCAAGGCCGCGCCGACGCCGCGTGAGAATGTCATCGATCTGGCCGACGTCCTGCGCAAAAGTCTTGCCAAGGAGGGCATCACGGCAAAATCGGGCAAGCAGAAAAAGCGCAAGTCGGCTTGA
- a CDS encoding DUF4142 domain-containing protein has protein sequence MNARTLLGLVAFAIVSLAFPAAAADNAQTFVNKAAVGGLFEVDSSKLAQDRAKDRQVKNFAEKMVADHGAANEKLKKLATEQKLQVPAELDAARKGDVEKLQNTTTGFDQPYVEMQRSAHADAVNLFQSYAKDGDNPRLKAFAAETLPTLKMHQDMIEKIAAANAAMPAVKSASTPKPPAPVPGANSFTESQAKNRIQDAGYTDISSLAKDGQGIWRGQAKKDGKSISVALDYQGNVFAGQQ, from the coding sequence ATGAACGCGCGGACACTTCTCGGGCTGGTGGCCTTTGCCATAGTCTCGCTGGCTTTTCCGGCAGCCGCTGCCGACAACGCGCAGACCTTTGTCAACAAGGCCGCCGTCGGCGGATTGTTCGAGGTGGATTCGAGCAAGCTGGCCCAGGACAGGGCCAAGGACCGGCAGGTCAAGAATTTTGCTGAGAAAATGGTTGCCGATCATGGCGCAGCGAATGAGAAGCTGAAAAAGCTCGCCACGGAGCAGAAGCTGCAGGTGCCGGCTGAGCTCGACGCCGCGCGTAAAGGCGACGTGGAAAAACTGCAGAACACCACGACAGGTTTTGACCAACCTTACGTCGAGATGCAGCGCAGTGCGCACGCCGATGCGGTCAATCTCTTCCAGTCCTATGCCAAGGATGGCGACAACCCCCGTCTTAAGGCGTTCGCGGCGGAAACTCTGCCGACCCTAAAGATGCACCAGGATATGATCGAGAAGATCGCGGCAGCGAATGCAGCCATGCCGGCGGTCAAGTCGGCATCGACACCCAAGCCGCCTGCGCCGGTTCCGGGCGCCAACAGCTTCACCGAATCCCAGGCAAAAAACCGCATCCAAGACGCCGGCTACACCGACATCTCGTCACTCGCCAAGGACGGCCAGGGCATCTGGCGCGGTCAGGCGAAGAAGGACGGCAAGAGCATCTCCGTCGCGCTCGACTATCAGGGCAACGTCTTTGCCGGCCAGCAGTAA
- a CDS encoding diguanylate cyclase, with the protein MLSDPVVVILMYFVLPVWLIAGFADWLCHRATHIESTTGAKESLIHLLMFVEVGIPLLAAMFLEVNALIIAVMMIVFLVHEATAIWDVRYATTARTVSPVEQHVHSFLEMIPLMGLVSVVSLHWGQFLALFGFGPDRARFGLAWKEQQLPVAYIATVMTVILLFELLPYVEEFFRGLRANSGRLVPPKARRNKAGETATR; encoded by the coding sequence ATGCTGAGCGATCCTGTGGTGGTGATTCTGATGTATTTCGTACTGCCTGTCTGGCTGATTGCTGGATTTGCCGATTGGCTCTGCCATCGGGCGACGCATATCGAATCGACGACTGGCGCGAAGGAATCACTGATTCATCTGCTGATGTTCGTCGAAGTCGGCATTCCTTTGCTCGCCGCGATGTTCTTGGAGGTTAATGCCTTGATCATCGCCGTGATGATGATCGTTTTTCTCGTCCATGAAGCGACCGCCATATGGGACGTTCGTTACGCGACCACCGCGCGCACGGTAAGCCCGGTCGAACAGCACGTTCACAGTTTCCTCGAGATGATCCCGCTGATGGGGCTGGTCAGCGTGGTTTCGTTGCACTGGGGCCAATTCCTGGCGCTGTTCGGATTTGGGCCTGACAGGGCTCGCTTCGGCCTCGCCTGGAAGGAGCAGCAACTGCCCGTGGCATATATTGCAACGGTGATGACCGTGATTCTGCTGTTCGAACTGCTTCCTTATGTGGAGGAGTTTTTCAGAGGCCTGCGGGCCAACTCCGGCCGGCTGGTTCCTCCTAAAGCTAGGCGAAACAAAGCAGGTGAGACGGCAACACGCTGA
- a CDS encoding acetolactate synthase catalytic subunit: MTLDTQRKIVDIIADGLIRHDVEFILGQSVPTALALACEDRGIRNITYRQENTGGAIADGYARVSCRVPVMICQNGPAATLAVAPFGEAMKAGTPIVAIMQEVDRAHIGKNAFQEYDHRALFGPVTKWFHLLESVDGVEDHLDRAFIAAASGKPGPAVLMLPTDLHEARGGKPGRRELRLGNSPLDRPRPEDRMIAEAAALIDNARFPVVIAGGGVHGSGAGEALLRFAEKAAAPVATTNMGKGAIPETHPLAMGVIGNLTGPGGLGSQTKPLVQQSDLVLLVGNRTNEDGTDRWSLISGSARVLHIDIDPQEIGRNYEAVRLVGDARATLDALTDALGGHTRDRDSIERRVAGSWEAFERERAPFLADAEPIRAERVLAAIQKRLGPQTVVAADASYSSNWVAGQLRTRRPTTRVISPRGLAGLGWGLPLALGAKLARPDADVFCVVGDGGFAHAWAEIETAVRIGIKVTVVVLNNGVLGYQKDAETAKFGRYTAAGHLSSVDHAAIARACGAYGVRVERARDLETAFDCAAKSETVALLDVLTDPGGHPPIALYDGILDRLENGRVVQEPVP, translated from the coding sequence ATGACACTGGATACGCAACGCAAGATAGTCGACATAATCGCCGACGGGCTGATCCGGCACGACGTCGAGTTCATTCTGGGACAAAGCGTTCCGACCGCGCTGGCGCTCGCCTGTGAAGACCGTGGTATCCGCAACATCACGTATCGCCAGGAGAATACGGGCGGGGCGATCGCGGACGGTTACGCTCGCGTCTCCTGCCGAGTGCCGGTGATGATCTGCCAAAACGGACCGGCCGCGACGCTCGCCGTCGCCCCCTTCGGCGAAGCCATGAAGGCGGGCACGCCCATTGTCGCCATTATGCAGGAAGTGGACCGTGCGCACATCGGCAAGAACGCTTTTCAGGAATATGATCATAGAGCGCTGTTCGGCCCGGTTACCAAGTGGTTTCACCTCTTGGAGAGTGTGGACGGGGTCGAGGATCATCTCGATCGAGCTTTCATTGCGGCCGCCAGCGGCAAACCCGGACCCGCGGTGCTGATGTTGCCCACCGATCTGCACGAGGCCCGTGGTGGCAAGCCGGGGCGGCGCGAATTGCGGCTCGGGAATTCGCCGCTCGATCGGCCGCGCCCTGAGGACCGCATGATCGCCGAAGCGGCGGCACTCATCGACAATGCCCGATTTCCCGTGGTGATCGCCGGTGGTGGGGTGCACGGTTCAGGCGCGGGCGAGGCGCTGCTCCGCTTCGCCGAGAAAGCCGCCGCGCCGGTCGCCACGACGAACATGGGAAAGGGCGCGATTCCCGAGACGCATCCGCTCGCCATGGGCGTGATAGGCAACCTCACTGGCCCGGGTGGGCTTGGGAGCCAAACCAAGCCACTCGTACAGCAATCGGACCTTGTGCTGCTGGTCGGCAATCGCACCAATGAGGACGGCACCGACCGCTGGTCGCTTATCTCTGGAAGCGCACGGGTGCTCCATATCGACATCGATCCGCAGGAGATCGGCCGCAACTACGAAGCGGTGCGGCTCGTCGGAGACGCTCGCGCAACTCTTGATGCGCTCACAGATGCGCTCGGCGGCCACACCCGAGATCGTGACTCCATCGAGCGTCGTGTGGCAGGTTCTTGGGAAGCATTCGAGCGTGAACGTGCGCCCTTCCTGGCCGACGCTGAGCCGATCCGTGCGGAACGCGTCCTCGCGGCGATACAGAAGCGACTAGGGCCCCAGACTGTGGTGGCGGCGGATGCCAGCTACTCGTCGAACTGGGTTGCCGGTCAGCTTCGCACACGCCGTCCGACGACGCGGGTAATCTCGCCACGCGGACTTGCCGGCCTCGGGTGGGGTCTGCCGCTCGCGCTAGGCGCCAAATTGGCGCGTCCCGATGCGGACGTCTTTTGCGTCGTTGGCGATGGCGGCTTCGCCCATGCTTGGGCGGAGATCGAAACGGCCGTGCGAATCGGAATCAAGGTGACCGTCGTGGTGCTCAACAACGGCGTTCTCGGTTATCAGAAGGATGCCGAAACGGCCAAGTTCGGCCGCTACACCGCAGCCGGGCATCTCAGTAGCGTAGACCACGCCGCCATCGCGCGCGCCTGCGGCGCTTATGGTGTACGCGTTGAACGAGCGCGCGACCTTGAAACCGCCTTCGATTGCGCGGCGAAGTCGGAGACCGTGGCACTGCTCGATGTGTTGACGGATCCCGGCGGACATCCGCCGATCGCGCTCTACGATGGGATCTTGGACCGTCTGGAGAACGGACGCGTCGTCCAGGAGCCCGTGCCATAG
- a CDS encoding alpha/beta hydrolase: protein MNRLSFCDTPLLRVAYLAGGPEDGQPVLLLHGWPDDATTFADVAPVLQVAGFRTFAPWLRGFGQTAFHSKETMRSGEIAAMAQDALDLADALGIRRFAVVGHDWGARIAYLLASVFPERITCCAAMSLGWQPGAAATPPLEQARAFWYQWFMATNRGEEIVRQDGRAFARFQWESWSPPGWFDDVLFDKVAISFENPDWADVTLHSYRVRWGEAEPDPRYAELARRQIAAKTISVPTLTLHGEDDHVVLAKSSEGKERHFIAGYDRRLLPGVGHFPAREAPRQVGEMLEEFLIASSQ from the coding sequence ATGAATAGGCTTTCCTTCTGCGACACACCGCTTCTGCGGGTTGCCTATCTAGCCGGTGGCCCAGAGGACGGTCAGCCCGTCCTGCTTCTTCATGGTTGGCCGGATGACGCAACCACCTTTGCGGATGTAGCACCGGTCCTTCAGGTCGCCGGGTTCCGCACCTTCGCGCCCTGGCTGCGTGGATTCGGGCAAACCGCTTTCCATTCCAAGGAGACGATGCGCTCCGGCGAGATCGCTGCGATGGCGCAGGACGCGCTCGATCTGGCTGACGCGCTGGGCATCAGGCGCTTCGCTGTCGTCGGTCACGATTGGGGTGCCCGGATTGCTTATTTGCTGGCCTCGGTTTTTCCCGAGAGGATCACATGTTGCGCGGCGATGTCGTTGGGATGGCAGCCCGGCGCAGCCGCGACGCCGCCCTTGGAACAGGCAAGGGCATTTTGGTACCAGTGGTTCATGGCGACGAACCGCGGCGAGGAAATTGTCCGGCAAGACGGTCGCGCGTTCGCACGCTTCCAGTGGGAGAGCTGGAGCCCTCCCGGATGGTTTGACGACGTGCTTTTCGACAAGGTGGCGATATCCTTCGAAAATCCTGACTGGGCCGACGTGACGCTGCATTCCTACCGCGTCCGGTGGGGTGAGGCGGAGCCTGATCCGCGCTACGCAGAACTGGCCCGCAGACAGATCGCCGCTAAGACCATCTCGGTGCCGACGCTGACGCTCCACGGCGAGGACGATCATGTTGTACTCGCCAAAAGTTCGGAAGGTAAGGAGCGCCATTTTATCGCCGGCTATGACCGTCGGCTTCTCCCTGGCGTCGGTCATTTCCCAGCGCGTGAGGCACCAAGGCAGGTAGGCGAAATGCTAGAGGAGTTTTTGATTGCTTCGAGCCAATAA
- a CDS encoding DUF2934 domain-containing protein, whose product MDREERIRRRAHEIWEREGRPEGRQQEHWDQAVQEIESEGSEAERGPVVPDPTVGAASDPNKPGG is encoded by the coding sequence ATGGACAGGGAAGAACGCATCAGACGTCGCGCCCACGAAATCTGGGAGCGGGAGGGGCGACCGGAAGGGCGGCAACAGGAGCATTGGGATCAGGCGGTTCAGGAGATCGAATCTGAAGGCTCGGAAGCCGAGCGAGGTCCCGTTGTACCCGACCCGACCGTCGGCGCAGCCTCGGACCCAAACAAGCCGGGTGGCTAG
- a CDS encoding thiamine pyrophosphate-dependent enzyme, which produces MPNAAEILVDTLIDWNVGVIFGLPGDGINGIMEALRKKQDRISFIQVRHEESAAFMACAYAKWTGKLGVCLATSGPGGAHLLTGLYDAKLDQAPVLAITGMQFHDLIETFTQQDVDLTRVFNDVAVYNVQVSDAAHMENVASLACRTALARRGVAHLSIASDIQEQPSEAAKRSKRNRPAHTPQDMFVPHCVADEEELNKAAAILNGAKRVAILAGRGAMGAASELEETAGLLQAPIIKALLGKAVLPDDHPYTTGGIGILGTLPSQEAMETCDAVLIVGSTFPYIEYYPKPGQARGVQIDCDAQRIGLRFPVEAGLVGDAAETLRALNRRLTPKADGAFLAAARTAMQEWRAMMRQSEDGEGHPLKPQLIARAFGERLADNTILAADSGQNTELAARHVDLHDGQAFGVSGALASMACGLSYAIAAGIAFPGRPIAAIVGDGGFAMQLGEFSTAVRYGIPLKLLVIKNNMLNQIAWEQMMFLGNPQFGCELQPIDFAKAAEAMGGKGFSIERADEVERVLEQAFAADGPVVIQALVDAYEPMMPPKMPPDYAKNFRKALPKTPGRERIEENVAREPAKTMMEAEK; this is translated from the coding sequence ATGCCAAATGCAGCGGAAATTCTCGTCGATACTCTAATTGATTGGAACGTCGGGGTCATATTCGGCCTGCCTGGCGACGGCATCAACGGCATCATGGAGGCGCTGCGGAAAAAGCAGGACCGAATTTCCTTTATCCAGGTGCGTCATGAGGAATCCGCTGCGTTCATGGCCTGCGCCTACGCCAAATGGACCGGAAAGCTTGGCGTATGCCTTGCGACGTCCGGACCCGGCGGTGCCCACCTTCTGACCGGGCTCTATGACGCCAAGTTGGATCAGGCTCCAGTGCTCGCAATTACCGGGATGCAGTTCCATGATCTCATCGAGACATTCACGCAGCAGGATGTCGACCTCACCCGTGTCTTCAATGATGTCGCCGTCTACAACGTCCAGGTTTCGGATGCGGCGCATATGGAGAACGTGGCAAGCCTTGCCTGCCGCACCGCGCTTGCCCGAAGGGGTGTCGCCCATCTTTCGATCGCCAGCGATATCCAGGAGCAGCCTTCCGAAGCGGCCAAGCGTTCAAAGCGCAACCGCCCGGCGCATACGCCGCAAGACATGTTCGTTCCTCATTGCGTCGCCGACGAAGAGGAATTGAACAAGGCAGCAGCCATCCTGAACGGCGCTAAGCGCGTGGCCATCCTCGCGGGACGCGGCGCGATGGGAGCCGCGTCCGAGCTCGAGGAAACCGCAGGACTGCTGCAGGCGCCGATCATCAAGGCGCTGCTCGGCAAAGCCGTGCTCCCGGACGACCACCCCTACACCACCGGCGGCATCGGCATCCTGGGGACCTTGCCGTCGCAGGAAGCAATGGAAACCTGCGATGCCGTTCTCATCGTCGGCTCGACGTTTCCTTACATCGAATATTATCCGAAGCCGGGGCAGGCGCGCGGCGTTCAGATAGACTGCGACGCGCAGCGTATCGGTTTGCGGTTCCCTGTCGAGGCCGGCCTGGTTGGAGATGCAGCGGAAACGCTTCGTGCACTTAACCGCAGGCTCACGCCGAAGGCCGACGGCGCTTTCCTCGCCGCGGCGCGAACCGCGATGCAGGAATGGCGGGCGATGATGCGTCAGTCCGAGGACGGCGAAGGCCATCCGCTTAAACCGCAACTGATCGCCCGCGCATTCGGCGAACGGCTGGCCGACAACACGATATTGGCTGCCGACTCCGGTCAGAATACCGAACTTGCTGCGCGCCATGTCGACCTCCACGACGGCCAGGCCTTCGGCGTCTCCGGCGCGCTGGCGTCCATGGCCTGCGGCCTGAGCTACGCGATAGCCGCCGGCATTGCATTTCCCGGCAGGCCGATCGCTGCAATAGTGGGGGACGGCGGCTTTGCCATGCAGCTCGGTGAGTTCTCGACAGCCGTGCGCTATGGCATTCCGCTAAAGCTGCTGGTCATCAAGAACAACATGCTGAACCAGATCGCCTGGGAGCAGATGATGTTTCTCGGTAATCCGCAATTCGGCTGCGAATTGCAGCCGATCGACTTTGCCAAAGCCGCCGAGGCGATGGGTGGCAAAGGTTTCAGCATCGAGCGGGCCGACGAGGTCGAGCGCGTTCTCGAGCAAGCCTTCGCCGCCGATGGGCCGGTCGTCATCCAGGCGCTCGTCGATGCATATGAGCCGATGATGCCGCCGAAGATGCCGCCCGATTACGCCAAGAATTTCCGCAAGGCGCTGCCAAAGACCCCGGGGCGCGAGCGAATTGAGGAGAACGTCGCGCGGGAGCCTGCCAAGACGATGATGGAGGCCGAGAAATGA
- a CDS encoding metallophosphoesterase yields MPERTQPAKPNDNGLIKVAAMGDLHVQEDAQTSYRDLFGEISREADVLVLPGDLTNLGKPREAELLAEDLRACSIPVVAVLGNHDYESGCVEQIAGTLRQAGIHLLDGQAVELNDVGFVGVKGFVGGFGPRMLGSFGEPAIKAMVAESVNEAMRLENAMRQVRAKRTLVVLHYAPVLETVAGEPPEIFPFLGSSRLAETIDRFKVSAVVHGHAHRGSYEGQTPGGARVYNVAMHVAKPTGRPYALLEI; encoded by the coding sequence ATGCCTGAGCGAACTCAACCGGCGAAACCGAACGACAACGGGCTCATCAAGGTCGCCGCCATGGGCGACCTGCATGTCCAGGAGGATGCCCAGACCTCCTACCGCGACCTCTTCGGCGAGATATCGCGCGAAGCCGACGTCCTGGTTCTTCCAGGCGACCTCACCAATCTCGGAAAACCGCGTGAGGCGGAACTTCTCGCCGAGGATCTGCGCGCGTGCTCGATTCCCGTGGTCGCGGTTCTCGGCAACCATGACTACGAATCCGGCTGTGTCGAGCAGATCGCTGGAACGCTCCGACAGGCGGGGATCCATCTTCTCGATGGCCAGGCAGTAGAACTGAACGATGTCGGCTTCGTCGGCGTGAAGGGTTTTGTCGGGGGGTTCGGTCCAAGGATGCTCGGCTCCTTCGGCGAGCCGGCCATCAAGGCCATGGTGGCAGAGAGCGTCAACGAGGCAATGCGGCTCGAGAATGCCATGCGGCAGGTCCGCGCCAAGCGCACGCTCGTCGTCCTCCACTACGCCCCGGTGCTGGAGACCGTGGCGGGAGAGCCGCCGGAAATTTTTCCGTTCCTCGGCTCCTCGCGCCTGGCCGAAACGATCGATCGCTTCAAGGTGAGCGCCGTGGTGCACGGGCATGCCCATCGCGGTTCGTACGAAGGGCAGACCCCCGGCGGGGCAAGGGTCTACAACGTCGCCATGCATGTTGCGAAGCCGACAGGCCGTCCCTACGCGCTGCTCGAAATCTAA